The proteins below come from a single Drosophila busckii strain San Diego stock center, stock number 13000-0081.31 chromosome X, ASM1175060v1, whole genome shotgun sequence genomic window:
- the LOC108606300 gene encoding uncharacterized protein F54F2.9, translated as MQLYSLTMLPVATLLGLLLLCGPTHAWHSEELEIFDLIEEVNKNFYEFMGINQNATNNEIKRAFRTLSIVLHPDKSNAEDANIQFRNLVSIYEVLKDGSKREKYDKVLRDGMPNWKSALYYYRRMRKIGLYEGAFILFLIITVGQYLFAWAAYLEKKYTAEQVFGTKLKKLQKRNKNIDMDVILSEIPLPSMLNTLPFQIPMAIWHLPGTIKNFFSKANELKELALEKRRQELEAARRQEELEREAEEQVRLRKEHKENLRKRKQNTKAPEKTEEELRGYSQIQARELTEDDAIRPATQKSTVSGGFWTDEDLTELIRLVKKYPGGAGSRWNTIAEAMNRSVQEVTFMAAKMKENGYRIPGQTDSVAETIVQESQQAVRKEKVKKGEKSMLIPETNWSQEQQRALEAAIVKYRKTAGGDRWQKIANSVPEKTKEECLVRYKYLCELVKTQKKAEEENAEDELGEENNTAASETESLHVEPEQPEPVEAAATKKLSKREKRRRKRDMSSDEDSDDA; from the exons ATGCAGCTGTATAGCCTGACAATGCTGCCAGTGGCCACGCTGCTTGGCCTACTGCTGCTCTGTGGCCCAACGCACGCGTGGCACTCGGAGGAATTGGAAATATTTGACTTGATCGAAGAGGTCAACAAGAATTTTTACGAATTCATgggcataaatcaaaatgccaCGAATAATGAGATAAAGCGCGCGTTTCGTACTCTGTCCATTGTGCTGCACCCGGACAAGAGCAACGCTGAGGATGCCAACATACAGTTTCGAAATTTAGTCTCCATCTATGAAGTGCTGAAGGATGGCTCCAAGCGTGAGAAGTATGACAAGGTTCTGCGCGACGGCATGCCCAACTGGAAGTCTGCACTCTATTACTATCGTCGCATGCGTAAAATTGGCCTATACGAGGGCGCTTTTATTCTTTTCCTCATCATCACTGTGGGCCAGTATCTCTTCGCATGGGCAGCTTATCTAGAGAAGAAGTACACCGCCGAGCAAGTGTTTGGCACCAAGCTAAAGAAACTGCAAAAGCGCAATAAAAACATTGATATGGATGTCATACTAAGCGAAATACCTTTACCATCCATGCTCAATACGCTGCCATTCCAAATACCAATggccatttggcatttgcccGGAACCATAAAGAACTTTTTCAGCAAGGCCAATGAACTTAAGGAACTGGCGCTAGAGAAGCGCAGGCA AGAACTGGAGGCTGCTCGCCGGCAAGAGGAATTGGAGCGAGAGGCGGAGGAGCAGGTACGCTTACGCAAAGAACATAAAGAAAATTTGCGCAAGCGTAAGCAAAATACCAAAGCACCAGAAAAAACAGAAGAAGAGTTGCGTGGTTATTCCCAAATACAGGCACGTGAACTAACCGAGGATGATGCCATACGGCCGGCAACTCAAAAG AGCACCGTCAGCGGCGGCTTCTGGACGGACGAGGATCTAACTGAGCTCATACGCTTGGTTAAGAAATATCCAGGCGGTGCGGGCAGTCGCTGGAACACCATAGCCGAGGCCATGAATCGGAGCGTGCAAGAGGTTACATTTATGGCGGCAAAGATGAAAGAGAATGGCTATCGCATACCAGGACAAACGGACAGCGTGGCTGAAACCATTGTGCAGGAATCACAGCAGGCGGTGCGCAAGGAGAAAGTAAAGAAGGGAGAGAAGAGCATGCTCATACCAGAGACCAACTGGtcgcaggagcagcagcgcgcCTTGGAGGCGGCAATTGTCAAGTATCGCAAAACAGCTGGCGGCGATCGTTGGCAAAAGATTGCCAACAGCGTGCCGGAGAAGACCAAAGAGGAGTGCCTAGTGCGCTACAAATATCTTTGCGAGCTGGTGAAAACGCAAAAGAAAGCAGAGGAGGAAAATGCTGAAGATGAGCTGGGAGAGGAAAACAACACTGCGGCGTCAGAGACAGAATCGCTGCATGTAGAACCAGAGCAACCAGAGCCTGTGGAAGCGGCAGCCACTAAAAAGCTTAGCAAACGCGAGAAGCGCCGACGCAAACGTGACATGTCCAGTGACGAGGACTCAGATGATGCATAG
- the LOC108607200 gene encoding uncharacterized protein LOC108607200, whose translation MEFNNRLLLKILQLAIAIACIVIYQVVGRLSVHTLIVAGTIGGFTIICGVLLIGHVIGSVVEKRLNALISLIGCVLFVASGALVISEWNDTYFPSKDDKRNAIAAGALMIINGVIFFLDTLSICRTRTEVPVLKEEKKTRNKVEINRF comes from the exons ATGGAGTTTAACAACCGTTTGCTATTGAAGATCCTGCAGCTG gccattgccattgcttgCATTGTGATCTATCAAGTGGTCGGCAGGCTAAGTGTGCATACTTTGATTGTGGCCGGCACCATTGGCGGCTTCACCATCATCTGTGGCGTGCTGCTCATCG GTCATGTGATCGGCTCTGTGGTGGAGAAGCGTCTGAATGCGCTTATCTCGCTCATTGGCTGCGTCTTGTTTGTGGCTTCGGGTGCGCTGGTTATTAGTGAATGGAATGATACCTACTTCCCATCCAAGGATGACAAGCGTAATGCCATTGCCGCTGGTGCGCTTATGATCATCAATGGTGTCATCTTCTTCCTAGACACTCTATCCATTTGCAGAAC ACGCACTGAAGTGCCCGTCCTAAAGGAAGAGAAGAAGACGAGAAATAAAGTTGAGATAAATCGCTTTTAG
- the LOC108606301 gene encoding zinc finger protein ubi-d4 A gives MSSAVNIQIVSMPNLAKIESFLKDVSYRETIEYSANFNTRLCIERRLRLPFLDPQTGVAQNHSHLFLDKRQRMPGFRQGQIYTYPAARWRKSRRQYLTKMYGRFPERPFQALRKEHEALNISNSSVGVGLWCRPADLKPKGLAFCGAATVAVVHRISFNISLNLH, from the exons ATGTCTTCGGCGGTAAATATACAGATTGTGTCGATGCCGAACCTGGCAAAAATTGAGAGCTTTCTTAAGGATGTGAGCTATCGCGAGACGATCGAGTACAGCGCCAATTTTAACACCCGCCTGTGCATCGAACGGCGATTGCGGCTGCCGTTTCTCGATCCACAAACGGGCGTGGCGCAAAATCACTCGCATCTGTTCCTGGACAAGCGGCAACGCATGCCCGGCTTTCGGCAAGGACAGATATACACCTATCCCGCGGCACGTTGGCGCAAAAGCCGACGACAGTACTTGACCAAGATGTACGG TAGGTTTCCAGAGCGTCCGTTTCAAGCGTTACGCAAGGAACACGAGGCGCTCAATATCAGCAACAGTAGCGTTGGCGTCGGTCTGTGGTGCAGGCCTGCGGACTTGAAACCTAAGGGCTTGGCTTTTTGTGGGGCGGCCACCGTCGCCGTCGTACACAGAATAAGTTTCAACATAAGTTTAAACCTGCACTGA
- the LOC108606302 gene encoding chromobox protein homolog 3, which translates to MAEFSVERVEDKRTVNGRTEYYLKWKGYPRSENTWEPVENLDCPDLISAFEESLKATNPNAKKEPKEAKKRLSTSSSSTPDSIKSKRKSYMEEETEDQKKLIGFDRGLEPSKILGATDSSGFLMFLMKWKGSDHADLVPAKLANVKCPQIVIQFYEERLTWHTGTSSGNGNAGGNGGGSVSGSGSGIGSGGLAIDTGSNSGSNSNSGSIALSGGTPVSTGMPSPVDIGSPGSNEENIKPDSNELPPVDVA; encoded by the coding sequence atggctGAATTTTCCGTTGAACGTGTTGAAGACAAACGCACCGTGAACGGACGCACAGAGTATTATTTAAAGTGGAAAGGATATCCGCGCAGTGAAAACACTTGGGAGCCGGTTGAAAATCTCGACTGTCCTGATTTAATATCTGCGTTTGAGGAATCTTTGAAAGCTACAAATCCTAACGCCAAGAAGGAGCCAAAAGAAGCCAAGAAGCGCCTAtccacatcatcatcatccacaCCGGATTCAATCAAAAGTAAGCGCAAATCATATATGGAGGAAGAAACTGAGGATCAAAAGAAGCTTATTGGCTTCGATCGCGGCCTAGAGCCATCGAAGATACTTGGCGCTACTGACTCTTCGGGCTTTCTCATGTTTCTCATGAAATGGAAGGGGAGCGACCATGCTGACTTGGTGCCCGCCAAGCTTGCCAACGTCAAGTGTCCGCAAATTGTCATACAGTTCTATGAGGAGCGTCTAACATGGCACACTGGGACTAGCAGTGGAAATGGCAATGCCGGTGGAAATGGCGGTGGCAGTGTAAGCGGTAGTGGAAGTGGAATTGGAAGCGGCGGACTTGCAATTGATactggcagcaacagcggcagtaacagcaacagcggcagtaTTGCTCTCAGTGGTGGAACCCCAGTCAGCACTGGCATGCCCAGTCCTGTTGACATCGGCAGTCCTGGTAGCAACGAGGAAAATATAAAGCCCGACTCCAACGAGTTGCCCCCAGTCGATGTCGCTTAA
- the LOC108606297 gene encoding anaphase-promoting complex subunit 4 isoform X1 has product MAQSSSMKLLGARNMSCTVERMEWNNKMDLIAYGTEKGEVIIQRLNWQKIVTFPTPGEDVRVRSLSWQMDETLLAVGYSNGKVALLDAESETIISGLIYEDDIKKVYFSKAINNQETLESYSCNAKDKHKRYLPKLPPLTNIDPCLKTLDQKSFPKGSPCFLVVIMRSGKVHLLLLGALQAGSIDLSQHIMHPENFDVYDVRLNGDFNAIYALLRDGQDLRLLHFHNQVLQDSMSPMLELASHCAHILETKNYINDTQQCLIEAWETVQLEMDNKLTKYANSQAYGMISAHFIELLVFGFATLEVEEFLFETLTEKGFKKIANSVDLSLNNLQGLVFKQLNGAAVNMFYFLNTIAGFGRMSHFFDDLISPDVATEAMRACGAFLLKVHELQRTIDKLVFDMKLFHSWMIFTILRLSHQDIPDDMYFTEKENIALAEFFCEMEPELPDHFDGDRDMGGDMCINLDDLSGDTSLHATLNTRSKFNLERVGQYLENNYLHQLPIVDLEQLWERMLSENECLAECTLFVPHDKKLSLIMQRDKMFNAIDAVFHKPTESISASFNLTTSVLCGELQLYDIDPDQDFINCTYYVHEAQKCDMLAVTIGWQEAMILEFSRDIDCQLRCTRVQLQAGPFTPQLHEDYYNLRFVDLQFYNESALSLLLQTANIMPGQRPRSYFVQFSLSAARNHCTQHLLQPHMKLADSTVTHSIHDLPDAASFKSLDGVCEMLAVSGSRKVATVLSDRKRKMTIFEMEIEEEEDDTEISQTSFLDISKESALATSPKAEA; this is encoded by the exons atggCACAATCAAGTTCCATGAAGCTGCTGGGTGCACGCAACATGAGTTGCACTGTGGAGCGCATGGAATGGAACAATAAAATGGACTTAATTGCATATGGCACTGAAAAAG GTGAGGTAATAATACAGCGCCTAAATTGGCAAAAGATAGTGACATTTCCAACGCCTGGCGAGGATGTGCGCGTGCGTTCGCTTAGCTGGCAAATGGACGAAACGCTGCTGGCTGTAGGCTACAGCAATGGCAAGGTGGCGCTGCTGGATGCCGAGAGCGAAACTATTATCTCGGGTCTAATCTACGAGGATGATATAAAGAAGGTCTACTTTAGCAAGGCAATTAACAATCAGGAGACTCTAGAGAGCTACAGCTGCAATGCCAAAGATAAACACAAACGTTACTTGCCCAAATTGCCACCGCTTACAAACATAGATCCTTGCCTCAAGACACTCGATCAGAAAAGCTTTCCCAAGGGCTCGCCCTGCTTTCTGGTCGTCATCATGCGCAGTGGCAAGGTACATTTGTTGCTTCTAGGCGCGCTTCAGGCGGGCAGCATTGATCTCAGTCAGCACATTATGCATCCGGAAAACTTCGATGTGTACGATGTGCGTCTAAATGGCGACTTTAATGCCATATATGCTCTGCTACGTGATGGACAGGATTTGAGGCTGCTGCACTTTCACAATCAGGTGTTGCAGGACAGCATGTCACCTATGCTGGAGCTTGCCTCCCACTGTGCGCATATACTGGAGACCAAAAA TTACATAAACGACACACAGCAATGCCTGATTGAAGCCTGGGAAACTGTGCAGCTGGAAATGGACAACAAGCTGACCAAATATGCGAACTCACAAGCCTATGGCATGATATCTGCGCATTTTATAGAGCTGCTCGTCTTTGGGTTTGCGACGCTGGAGGTCGAGGAATTTTTGTTCGA AACGCTGACTGAAAAAGGCTTTAAGAAAATTGCCAACTCGGTGGATCTCAGCCTTAACAATCTACAAGGATTGgtctttaagcaattaaatggcGCTGCTGTCAATATGTTCTATTTTCTGAATACCATTGCTGGCTTTGGACGCATGTCGCACTTCTTTGAT GACTTGATTTCGCCGGACGTGGCCACCGAAGCAATGCGCGCCTGCGGTGCCTTTCTGCTCAAGGTGCACGAACTGCAGCGCACCATAGACAAGCTCGTCTTTGATATGAAACTCTTCCATTCCTGGATGATCTTCACTATACTGCGGCTATCGCATCAGGATATACCCGATGATATGTATTTCACCGAAAAGGAGAATATAGCACTGGCTGAGTTCTTTTGTGAAATGGAACCCGAACTGCCCGACCACTTTGATGGTGACAGAGATATGGGCGGAGATATGTGCATTAATCTGGATGATTTATCGGGTGATACTAGTCTGCATGCCACACTCAATACGCGCAGTAAATTCAACTTGGAGCGCGTGGGGCAATATTTGGAGAATAACTATCTGCACCAGCTACCAATAGTGGATCTAGAGCAGCTCTGGGAGCGCATGCTCTCGGAGAACGAGTGTTTGGCGGAGTGTACGCTGTTTGTGCCGCACGACAAGAAGTTGTCGCTGATAATGCAGCGCGACAAGATGTTCAATGCCATTGATGCAGTGTTCCACAAGCCAACAGAGAGCATTAGCGCCAGCTTTAACCTCACCACATCTGTACTATGCGGCGAGCTGCAGCTTTATGACATAGATCCGGATCAAGATTTTATCAACTGCACTTACTATGTGCATGAGGCGCAAAAGTGTGACATGCTGGCGGTGACCATTGGTTGGCAAGAGGCTATGATTTTGGAGTTTAGTCGCGATATCGACTGTCAGCTGCGCTGTACGCGCGTTCAACTGCAGGCGGGTCCGTTTACTCCTCAGCTGCATGAGGATTACTATAATCTGCGGTTTGTCGACTTACAATTTTACAATGAGTCtgcgttgtcgctgctgctgcagacggCGAATATTATGCCGGGCCAGCGGCCACGAAGCTACTTTGTACAGTTCTCACTGAGCGCAGCGCGCAATCATTGCACACAGCATCTGCTGCAGCCGCACATGAAGCTGGCGGATTCAACAGTTACACACAGCATTCACGATCTGCCCGATGCGGCCAGCTTTAAGAGTCTAGATGGCGTATGCGAAATGCTGGCTGTGTCCGGCAGTCGCAAGGTGGCCACAGTGCTATCGGATCGCAAGCGCAAGATGACTATATTCGAGATGGAAatcgaggaggaggaggacgaTACCGAAATCTCACAGACTTCATTTTTGGACATAAGCAAAGAGTCGGCGCTGGCCACCAGTCCCAAGGCGGAAGCGTAA
- the LOC108606297 gene encoding anaphase-promoting complex subunit 4 isoform X2: MAQSSSMKLLGARNMSCTVERMEWNNKMDLIAYGTEKGEVIIQRLNWQKIVTFPTPGEDVRVRSLSWQMDETLLAVGYSNGKVALLDAESETIISGLIYEDDIKKVYFSKAINNQETLESYSCNAKDKHKRYLPKLPPLTNIDPCLKTLDQKSFPKGSPCFLVVIMRSGKVHLLLLGALQAGSIDLSQHIMHPENFDVYDVRLNGDFNAIYALLRDGQDLRLLHFHNQVLQDSMSPMLELASHCAHILETKNYINDTQQCLIEAWETVQLEMDNKLTKYANSQAYGMISAHFIELLVFGFATLEVEEFLTLTEKGFKKIANSVDLSLNNLQGLVFKQLNGAAVNMFYFLNTIAGFGRMSHFFDDLISPDVATEAMRACGAFLLKVHELQRTIDKLVFDMKLFHSWMIFTILRLSHQDIPDDMYFTEKENIALAEFFCEMEPELPDHFDGDRDMGGDMCINLDDLSGDTSLHATLNTRSKFNLERVGQYLENNYLHQLPIVDLEQLWERMLSENECLAECTLFVPHDKKLSLIMQRDKMFNAIDAVFHKPTESISASFNLTTSVLCGELQLYDIDPDQDFINCTYYVHEAQKCDMLAVTIGWQEAMILEFSRDIDCQLRCTRVQLQAGPFTPQLHEDYYNLRFVDLQFYNESALSLLLQTANIMPGQRPRSYFVQFSLSAARNHCTQHLLQPHMKLADSTVTHSIHDLPDAASFKSLDGVCEMLAVSGSRKVATVLSDRKRKMTIFEMEIEEEEDDTEISQTSFLDISKESALATSPKAEA; encoded by the exons atggCACAATCAAGTTCCATGAAGCTGCTGGGTGCACGCAACATGAGTTGCACTGTGGAGCGCATGGAATGGAACAATAAAATGGACTTAATTGCATATGGCACTGAAAAAG GTGAGGTAATAATACAGCGCCTAAATTGGCAAAAGATAGTGACATTTCCAACGCCTGGCGAGGATGTGCGCGTGCGTTCGCTTAGCTGGCAAATGGACGAAACGCTGCTGGCTGTAGGCTACAGCAATGGCAAGGTGGCGCTGCTGGATGCCGAGAGCGAAACTATTATCTCGGGTCTAATCTACGAGGATGATATAAAGAAGGTCTACTTTAGCAAGGCAATTAACAATCAGGAGACTCTAGAGAGCTACAGCTGCAATGCCAAAGATAAACACAAACGTTACTTGCCCAAATTGCCACCGCTTACAAACATAGATCCTTGCCTCAAGACACTCGATCAGAAAAGCTTTCCCAAGGGCTCGCCCTGCTTTCTGGTCGTCATCATGCGCAGTGGCAAGGTACATTTGTTGCTTCTAGGCGCGCTTCAGGCGGGCAGCATTGATCTCAGTCAGCACATTATGCATCCGGAAAACTTCGATGTGTACGATGTGCGTCTAAATGGCGACTTTAATGCCATATATGCTCTGCTACGTGATGGACAGGATTTGAGGCTGCTGCACTTTCACAATCAGGTGTTGCAGGACAGCATGTCACCTATGCTGGAGCTTGCCTCCCACTGTGCGCATATACTGGAGACCAAAAA TTACATAAACGACACACAGCAATGCCTGATTGAAGCCTGGGAAACTGTGCAGCTGGAAATGGACAACAAGCTGACCAAATATGCGAACTCACAAGCCTATGGCATGATATCTGCGCATTTTATAGAGCTGCTCGTCTTTGGGTTTGCGACGCTGGAGGTCGAGGAATTTTT AACGCTGACTGAAAAAGGCTTTAAGAAAATTGCCAACTCGGTGGATCTCAGCCTTAACAATCTACAAGGATTGgtctttaagcaattaaatggcGCTGCTGTCAATATGTTCTATTTTCTGAATACCATTGCTGGCTTTGGACGCATGTCGCACTTCTTTGAT GACTTGATTTCGCCGGACGTGGCCACCGAAGCAATGCGCGCCTGCGGTGCCTTTCTGCTCAAGGTGCACGAACTGCAGCGCACCATAGACAAGCTCGTCTTTGATATGAAACTCTTCCATTCCTGGATGATCTTCACTATACTGCGGCTATCGCATCAGGATATACCCGATGATATGTATTTCACCGAAAAGGAGAATATAGCACTGGCTGAGTTCTTTTGTGAAATGGAACCCGAACTGCCCGACCACTTTGATGGTGACAGAGATATGGGCGGAGATATGTGCATTAATCTGGATGATTTATCGGGTGATACTAGTCTGCATGCCACACTCAATACGCGCAGTAAATTCAACTTGGAGCGCGTGGGGCAATATTTGGAGAATAACTATCTGCACCAGCTACCAATAGTGGATCTAGAGCAGCTCTGGGAGCGCATGCTCTCGGAGAACGAGTGTTTGGCGGAGTGTACGCTGTTTGTGCCGCACGACAAGAAGTTGTCGCTGATAATGCAGCGCGACAAGATGTTCAATGCCATTGATGCAGTGTTCCACAAGCCAACAGAGAGCATTAGCGCCAGCTTTAACCTCACCACATCTGTACTATGCGGCGAGCTGCAGCTTTATGACATAGATCCGGATCAAGATTTTATCAACTGCACTTACTATGTGCATGAGGCGCAAAAGTGTGACATGCTGGCGGTGACCATTGGTTGGCAAGAGGCTATGATTTTGGAGTTTAGTCGCGATATCGACTGTCAGCTGCGCTGTACGCGCGTTCAACTGCAGGCGGGTCCGTTTACTCCTCAGCTGCATGAGGATTACTATAATCTGCGGTTTGTCGACTTACAATTTTACAATGAGTCtgcgttgtcgctgctgctgcagacggCGAATATTATGCCGGGCCAGCGGCCACGAAGCTACTTTGTACAGTTCTCACTGAGCGCAGCGCGCAATCATTGCACACAGCATCTGCTGCAGCCGCACATGAAGCTGGCGGATTCAACAGTTACACACAGCATTCACGATCTGCCCGATGCGGCCAGCTTTAAGAGTCTAGATGGCGTATGCGAAATGCTGGCTGTGTCCGGCAGTCGCAAGGTGGCCACAGTGCTATCGGATCGCAAGCGCAAGATGACTATATTCGAGATGGAAatcgaggaggaggaggacgaTACCGAAATCTCACAGACTTCATTTTTGGACATAAGCAAAGAGTCGGCGCTGGCCACCAGTCCCAAGGCGGAAGCGTAA
- the LOC108607201 gene encoding uncharacterized protein LOC108607201, protein MFNKRLQDESVYRCDFEISGKIPKKLFEAFVVGQATLMGVRGYIVKVSDQFKDCYKGVLQGSRGEIECYKKMMESEAVHLGTLAVNMKLNRCHKLLISLYLLLMAG, encoded by the exons ATGTTCAACAAACGTTTGCAAGATGAGTCCGTATACCGCTGCGACTTTGAAATAAGCGGCAAAATACCCAAGAAGCTTTTTGAAGCATTTGTCGTAGGGCAGGCAACGCTCATGGGCGTACGTGGATATATAGTGAAGGTGTCTGACCAGTTCAAGGATTGCTATAAAGGAGTGCTGCAGGGTTCGCGCGGAGAGATTGAATGCTATAAGAAGATGATGGAATCGGAAGCAGTGCATCTGGGAAC cttggCCGTAAATATGAAACTAAACAGATGTCACAAATTGTTGATCTCATTATATTTGCTGTTAATGGCTGGCTGA
- the LOC108607198 gene encoding uncharacterized protein LOC108607198, translating into MGEFITEMQERLLPEYEQMKTYQVFTPEQVRECVRKRERLMLKVTKSRIAIADYLEFIVYENQMHQTLVEKEAATGVKLHGLKASIANRIIRMYREMMSKFPHEKALWYNYIKFSKKSVPQEVAGIFEKMLSFHGADPETWINAGLWLYEYNPSNIPRVQDVLLRGLQRHPESEAINKCFFDLMLKEAAKADSKLNLADDTVSEQDIQMERVVAIYRNSLGKITHLDYFLKLLESCEDQSKLTAKLQLQIIEDMQTKFPREPGLWDALAQRELRGFHLGDLQHMQDDSAEPSEKRARSSTTTVWQQRSLKRRIELCVTVYKTGVQQLQTEEMWSLYLDAMLLMSKNNKQERAYIQQCLAIALQDAHAAKLMNVRHYATLSSILGATENGGDMCVKILTEALQHDTSLQMHELLLAAYIRNDDEPNVHELFSQVRRTMGSTSLPIWKSVISYYRARGDAQAMRRLNDIYTLACKETWPEFAELRCNYLRYLWHEHSAAKAREEYAKLAIQPPMSLQLHRQMIQLLESTKLNDSSTIKTWRMCHEFMASYFGKQEPTVWLDYIAFERDHGVVKNIALLSQRALSTLQPEFVSAFEEARTMAHVGAALTT; encoded by the exons ATGGGTGAATTTATAACGGAAATGCAGGAGCGCCTGCTGCCTGAATATgagcaaatgaaaacataCCAGGTGTTTACTCCGGAGCAAGTCAG AGAATGTGTGCGAAAACGTGAACGTTTGATGTTGAAGGTAACAAAGAGTCGCATTGCGATTGCAGACTATTTGGAATTTATTGTAtatgaaaatcaaatgcatCAGACGTTGGTGGAGAAGGAGGCGGCAACGGGAGTGAAGCTGCATGGTCTAAAGGCATCCATAGCTAACCGTATTATACGCATGTACAGAGAGATGATGTCCAAGTTTCCACACGAAAAGGCTTTGTGGTATAACTACATAAAATTTAGCAAGAAATCTGTGCCACAGGAGGTTGCAGGCATTTTTGAAAAGATGCTGTCT TTTCACGGCGCTGATCCCGAGACATGGATTAACGCTGGGCTCTGGCTATATGAATACAATCCATCAAATATACCGCGCGTGCAAGATGTTCTACTGCGTGGTCTGCAGCGTCATCCAGAATCAGaagctataaacaaatgtttctTTGATTTAATGCTTAAGGAGGCAGCTAAAGCGGACAGCAAACTAAATCTGGCAGATGATACCGTCTCGGAGCAGGATATCCAGATGGAACGCGTTGTTGCCATTTATCGCAACAGTCTAGGCAAGATCACACACCTGGACTACTTTCTGAAGCTGTTGGAGAGCTGCGAGGATCAAAGCAAACTCACTgccaagttgcagctgcaaattattgAAGATATGCAAACGAAATTTCCACGTGAGCCTGGGCTATGGGATGCTCTAGCTCAACGCGAGCTTCGTGGATTTCATTTAGGCGATCTGCAGCATATGCAGGACGACAGCGCTGAGCCCAGCGAGAAGCGTGCACGTAGTTCAACAACTACAGTGTGGCAACAACGCTCCTTAAAGCGGCGCATTGAGCTTTGCGTCACAGTCTACAAAACGGGagtgcagcagttgcaaacGGAGGAGATGTGGAGCCTCTATTTGGATGCCATGTTGCTGATGAGCAAGAATAACAAACAAGAACGCGCATATATACAACAATGCCTGGCCATAGCGCTGCAAGATGCACATGCTGCCAAGCTAATGAACGTGCGGCATTATGCCACCTTAAGCTCCATACTCGGCGCCACCGAAAATGGTGGTGACATGTGCGTCAAGATTCTAACGGAGGCACTGCAGCATGATACATCGCTACAAATGCACgaactgctgctggctgcgtaCATACGCAACGACGATGAGCCAAACGTGCATGAGTTGTTTAGTCAAGTGCGTCGCACCATGGGCAGCACCAGTCTCCCGATTTGGAAGAGCGTCATAAGCTATTATCGTGCACGTGGCGATGCTCAGGCAATGCGTAGATTAAATGATATCTATACGCTAGCCTGCAAGGAAACCTGGCCAGAGTTTGCTGAGCTGCGTTGCAACTATTTGCGTTATTTGTGGCACGAGCACTCGGCGGCTAAGGCGCGCGAAGAGTACGCCAAGCTGGCCATACAACCGCCCATGTCGCTGCAGCTACATCGACAAATGATTCAGCTACTGGAGAGCACCAAACTAAAT GATTCTTCTACAATTAAAACCTGGCGCATGTGTCATGAATTCATGGCCAGCTATTTTGGCAAGCAGGAACCCACAGTCTGGCTGGACTACATTGCATTTGAGCGTGATCATGGCGTTGTCAAAAATATTGCTCTACTAAGTCAACGCGCGCTCTCCACTTTGCAACCGGAATTCGTGTCCGCCTTTGAAGAAGCGCGTACCATGGCGCATGTGGGCGCTGCTCTAACTACCTAA